DNA from Candidatus Poribacteria bacterium:
GGCACAGTACGGCATCATCTATCTCGACGAAGCAGACAAAATAGCAACCCCTCCAAATATCATCGGACGTGATGTAAGCGGTCGCGGCGTACAGATCGGGCTTCTCAAATTGATGGAGGAAACCGAAGTTGACCTACGCGCAGGAAACGATGTCGCCTCGCAGATGCGTGCAGCTATGGAATTCCAGAAAAGCGGTAAGGTCGATAAAGAGGTCATCAATACACGGCACATCCTCTTTATTATCAGCGGTGCGTTCACCGGTATGACAGATATTATCAAGAAACGCATGCATCAAAGCAAAATCGGCTTCAATGCCGAAATTACCAGCCAAACCGATGGGACGGCACAGTATTTTGAGGACGTTACACCGAAAGACTTCATCGACTTCGGTTTTGAACCTGAGTTCATCGGACGACTCCCCGTGCATGTCGTCTGTACAGAACTTGGGGTAGATGACCTGTTCCACATTCTGAAACACTCGGAAGGCTCCATCATCCGCCAATATGAGAACGCCTTCCGCGCTTATGGCATCACGACCCTGTTTTCAGACAGCGGTTTACAGCGAATCGCCGAAAAAGCGATTGAACAAAAGACCGGGGCGCGCGCCTTGATGACGGTTTGTGAAAAGGTGCTGCGCAATTATAAATTTGAGCTTCCCTCTACCGGCGTTGAGGAATTCGTCGTGACGGCTGATGTCGTCGATGCACCCGATGTTGAACTCAAACGGATAATCGCAGATACTGATTACAACCGCAATTCCGTGATGTGTGAGCAGATTCGCCGATATGAGGCACAGTTCCACGCAGAACACCAATTGCACATCCAGTTCGATGACGAAGCAACGGCACTCATCTGTGAACGTGCGATTGCAGGCGAACAAACAGTCCAACAAGTCTGTAATCAACTCTTAGAAAGCTACCAGCACGG
Protein-coding regions in this window:
- a CDS encoding AAA family ATPase, with translation MSTNRKIPTPEEIEKEFQEFVQQKYGGSVRLINATASEATPEAQEEDEGPEPKKTFDLKFDLKPKDIKQYLDRYVIKQDDAKKALAIAVCDHYNHVRECHEDPTAADADYSKQNIVMLGPTGVGKTYLIRHIAKLIGVPFVKADATRFSETGYVGANVDDLIRELVTQAEDNLELAQYGIIYLDEADKIATPPNIIGRDVSGRGVQIGLLKLMEETEVDLRAGNDVASQMRAAMEFQKSGKVDKEVINTRHILFIISGAFTGMTDIIKKRMHQSKIGFNAEITSQTDGTAQYFEDVTPKDFIDFGFEPEFIGRLPVHVVCTELGVDDLFHILKHSEGSIIRQYENAFRAYGITTLFSDSGLQRIAEKAIEQKTGARALMTVCEKVLRNYKFELPSTGVEEFVVTADVVDAPDVELKRIIADTDYNRNSVMCEQIRRYEAQFHAEHQLHIQFDDEATALICERAIAGEQTVQQVCNQLLESYQHGLNLIKQNTGQSTFTFPKSVLENPDQVLEEWIRESYTTKG